The genomic window TATATCCGCGAACCGTTTCCCGTCAGTTCCACGTGGGTGCGAGAGCATGCGTACGCCCATGCCCTGCGCGAAGCGGGGATCGAGCCGCAGCCGCGGTGGGTGCTGACCAGCCGCGAATCCCTCTACGAAAACGGGATCGCCTGCGCGACACGAATTCTCGAGGAGAAGATGGAGTTGGACGCGATTTGCTGTCAGTCGGACCGGACGGCGATCGGCGTGCTCAACGTGCTGCAGGATGCGGGCGTGCGGGTGCCGCAAGACGTGGCGATCACCGGGTTCAACGACGACCCGATGGCCAGGATGGTCCGGCCGCGGTTGACCACCGCGCACTTCGACGTTTCACAGATGGGCCGTCTGGCGGCCCGGCTGGCCCTCACGCAGCTTGCCGCGCTGGAACGGGGCGAGAACGTGGAGCCCGAGCGGGTGATAGTGCCGGTGCAGTTGGTGGTTCGGGAGTCGACGGGGAAAGACAGGAATTGCTGATTTGGGAAGGACATGAGGATGAGTCGCCATACCGCTTCTGCCCCAGATTCGAAACTCGAAATCCCAAATTCGAAATCGTTCACCCTGATCGAGCTCCTGGTGGTGGTTGCCATCATCGCGGTCCTGGTGGCGATCCTGCTGCCGGCGCTGGCCGGGGCGAGGGAACAGGCACGGAATGTGCTGTGCATGAGCCGGGTCAAGCAGGTGTCGACGGGAGTGGTCTGCTACGCGGACGAGCAGGGAGGCTACGCGCCGCCGTGGTGCGGCGGGTCGTGGTCAAAACCATTGTACTGGGGAGATACGCTCATTGCTGGCCACTGCATCCCAGCGGGCGACGTGCTGGTCTGTCCAAGCCACTATCCGGGCAGGTGGTCGGATTGGGCGGGTTGGACGTACGGGATGAATCGAGGCTGGCCGTGGTTCAGCGGCAGCGCGGACCCCGGAGTG from Phycisphaerae bacterium includes these protein-coding regions:
- a CDS encoding prepilin-type N-terminal cleavage/methylation domain-containing protein, whose amino-acid sequence is MSRHTASAPDSKLEIPNSKSFTLIELLVVVAIIAVLVAILLPALAGAREQARNVLCMSRVKQVSTGVVCYADEQGGYAPPWCGGSWSKPLYWGDTLIAGHCIPAGDVLVCPSHYPGRWSDWAGWTYGMNRGWPWFSGSADPGVNRAVKLSRPGYWTGERFATVNYMTGGAFEPFDFPLLGDSRLWSGSRDEQCWDFTYPAVLWHPSRVHLRHRERANVAFADGRVESCNETGLTQYGFCPELGYWK